Part of the Flavobacterium sp. KS-LB2 genome is shown below.
ATCAAAAACTAAAGCCGCTCTAAATCCTTTTATAATACTTGTTTCAAGTAAAATAAAAAAAACTGGACCTATCATAAAACTCAAGAAAATTCCCCAAGGAATACCAGATAAAATATCGTTTACCATTAAAAATAAAAATTTATTACTCTAAAATGAAAAGCAAAGTACTACTATTTTTCTAAAATAGTACCACCAATGAAAACTTCCTTGTTTATCTGTTTTGGTTTTCCGTAGATAAAAATAGAGCCTCCAGCTTTCACTTTTGCATCCACTAATATTGTTGCGTATATTTCTGATTTTCCTCCAGCAGCAACGCTAATTGATGTTTGTGAGGTATGTAAATCAATTGCTTTCAAAATACCACCCGAAGTAATAACAACATCTTGATTTGTAGCTTTTCCGGAAATATCAATAATTCCACCTGCAGTAGCTTTTACATTCACTTTATCAACATCCATTTCAATGTTAATCTCTGCTCCTGATTTTGCATTCAAATCCAACATTGTTTGTTTGAAATCAGTATCACTTGAAACGTAACTTCCCTCGCTCGCACTGATACTTTCAATATTTTTAAAATATAGTTTTATTGTAATAGCATCACCGGATAATAATTGTGGAAATGGCATTCTGATTTTCAATTCGCCAT
Proteins encoded:
- a CDS encoding head GIN domain-containing protein, which gives rise to MNKLVIIAFVFLSQFTNAQVTRNLGDFDEVKVFDKINVKLILASENKIVITGDRADEVETVNKNGELKIRMPFPQLLSGDAITIKLYFKNIESISASEGSYVSSDTDFKQTMLDLNAKSGAEINIEMDVDKVNVKATAGGIIDISGKATNQDVVITSGGILKAIDLHTSQTSISVAAGGKSEIYATILVDAKVKAGGSIFIYGKPKQINKEVFIGGTILEK